In a genomic window of Epinephelus lanceolatus isolate andai-2023 chromosome 3, ASM4190304v1, whole genome shotgun sequence:
- the LOC117256036 gene encoding ecto-ADP-ribosyltransferase 5-like: MKGNTLTCATLCLFLCWMLPVGSKKISFIVSLPEANSGIQMSMVEDAVDDMYFGCNETMAKMVKDKYFQKENKGIFKDVWKKAESCANRNLKNKDTGDEALTKEHMQAICVYTSGYKGFYQMFNDAVRTNRKVYGTSFPFHSLQFWLTSAVKILSENNNCHITYRRSKVVFTGNVNQMIRFGSFTSSSKDPALSQFGWKTCFKITTCSGAYLKKYPHLGKKEEEVVIPPYEIFKITGIKRNASVKGLEDCEVVYILQSVGLQSNLNCMLCTKLKTKGFFNFK; the protein is encoded by the exons ATGAAGGGTAACACGCTGACTTGTGCTACACTGTGTTTGTTCCTTTGCTGGATGCTGCCTGTAGGCTCGAAGAAG ATCAGTTTTATCGTCAGTCTACCAGAGGCAAACTCAGGCATCCAAATGAGCATGGTTGAAGATGCTGTGGATGACATGTACTTTGGCTGCAACGAGACAATGGCAAAAATGGTCAAGGACAAATACTTTCAAAAGGAGAACAAGGGAATATTTAAAGACGTCTGGAAAAAGGCAGAAAGCTGTGCCAATCGTAATCTCAAAAATAAAGACACAGGGGATGAGGCTTTAACTAAAGAGCACATGCAGGCAATCTGTGTTTATACATCTGGTTATAAAGGGTTTTATCAGATGTTCAATGATGCAGTCCGGACCAACAGAAAAGTCTATGGCACCTCCTTTCCATTTCACTCCTTACAATTCTGGCTGACATCGGCTGTAAAGATTCTCAGTGAAAATAATAACTGTCACATTACGTACCGCAGAAGCAAAGTTGTGTTTACTGGCAATGTCAACCAAATGATTCGGTTTGGTTCCTTTACCTCCAGCTCTAAAGATCCAGCACTGTCCCAATTTGGTTGGAAGACCTGCTTTAAAATTACGACCTGTTCAGGTGCTTACCTGAAAAAATATCCACACTtaggaaagaaagaggaagaggtggTCATCCCCCCCTATGAGATTTTCAAGATAACTGGGATAAAGAGGAATGCATCTGTAAAAGGTCTAGAAGACTGTGAGGTTGTGTATATCCTGCAAAGTGTAGGGCTTCAAAGCAATTTAAACTGCATGCTGTGTACCAAATTAAAGACCAAAGGTTTCTTtaactttaagtaa